GAATTTTGCCTGGGGCTGCGTTGCTCCTCGGTCACAGCCCCACTGGCGGGGGATGCTCGCTCGTCGCGCCTTGCCCCAGGCCAAATTGGGCGCAACGAACGTGAGCGTATTTACGAAACGGACCACTAAGCTTCGCTCCAGCGCACGGCCCGCCCTGGCGTCGAGATCGCAAAAGAAAACTCTCGATCCTTGTTGATGGAACGCCCGCACCATGGCGGCGCCGATGCCGTTGGCGCCGCCGGTGACCAGCACATTCTGGTTTTTAAGGTCGGGATAGCTGATCACGGATGCTATTTCGTTTTTCTGCGATCTTCGACCTGTGTTTTCGTTTTGATGATATTATTTTCCAACTGAACGTCCCCCGCCAGCTCCTCAATCCGGATACCAACGGTTTGTTTTTGGGCGTCGCCTGAACGGGTGTCTCGAATCGTGTTGTTCCTGAAAACCAGGCCCCTGGTTTCTCCGCGAACACGGATGCCCGCGGCCTCCTCGCCCGTGCCGTTGTCCTCGATCAAATTGTTTTCCAGCCGGTTGCGATGCCCGGCCATGCCCAGGCTTTCGTTGCGGAAGAACACCCCGTCCTGCCGATTGGCGCGAACGTGGTTTTCGCGGAGAAGATTGTCGGTATCCTTGTGCCCGATCGAAATGCCGAACCGCCCGTTGTTCTCCAGCAAATTCTTCTCAAAAACGCCGTGCCGGACCCGCCAGCAGAGGAACAAACCATCCTCGCCGTTCCGCCGCGCGACGCAGTTCCGGACCGTGGGCCGCTGCGAACCGCTGCCGGGATGAATGCCGAGCGAAGCGTTGTCTTCGCTGGTGCAGCCCAGCACCTGCACGTCGTTGGACTGCTGGAAACTGATCCCGTCGCCATTGTAATTTCGGACCACGCAATTCTGGATCACAGTGCCAAAGCCTCGATAGAGAAAGATGCCGGCGCCGCGACAGCCGTTCAGGTGCGGATTCTCGCTCTTGTTGCCGTCGATCACCAGGTTTTCCACGCGCGCGCCTTCAATGTGATAGCCGCTGACGACGGGAAACACGATGGCAGCCACCGCCTTGTCGCTGACCATGCAGTCGGCATTCAACGGAGTATCGATGCTGAACGTGTTTCCATCGCGGCCCGTGATGCGAGCGACGGTGGTATGGAACCCGCCTGAATTCTTGTCCCGGATGGTCACTCCGACACCGACCTCAAAACCCCCGGCATCCTCGACGGTGATCTGTTCTTCGCCGTAATCGCCATCCAGGGCGAGCGGGGAAGCGGCTCCCTTGGCTTTGCGCAAGATGGTCTTGCCCGGAACACCCCGGACCGTCACGAACGAACGCAGGTGCAGCGAATCGCGCATGAGATACTCGCCTTCGCCGATCTCGACCGTCCCGCCGCCGAGCGCGCCGATGTAATCCACGGCGGCCTGCAAGGCGCGGTTGTCGGCGCCAATGATGTCGGCGCTCCGTTGCCCGACGGCAATGCGGGGGCGATCGCGCATCTTCGAGTGCATGGCTTTGGGAAGCTGCTGCTCATCGACTTTCGGCGAGAAATCTCTGGGCCTATCCGAGGCGGTGACCGGTGTGAGAGCGGCAAACAAGATCAGGAGCATGGGGGACACTGTAGGTTTCATAAGTCGCAGGATGTTTACTGGCGCGTGACGGCGTTTGGCAACTCTGTCCGCGTGGCACACGCTCAAATGGTTAACACATTCTGACCCGATCAGCCACTTAAAGGTGAATCAGCGTTGAGTCTTTTCTGCGACGCTTTACCATCTCGCGCCATGCGAAATGACTCTCCCCTTGTTGCCCTGGCGATCCTCGTCTTTGGCGTCTTGTCCTGGAATGTCCCGACCGCGGCCGAGGATTGGCCGCAATGGCTGGGGCCACAACGCGACGGCGTCTGGCGCGAAACCGGGATCCTGGAAAAATTCCCGCCGAACGGCCCCGAGGTTCGCTGGCGGGTGAAAGTCGGCGGCGGTTACAGCGGACCCGCCGTCGCAAACGGACGCGTTTATCTGACGGATCGACAGCTTGCCACGGGCGCGAGAAATCCGGCTGATCCCTTCCAGCGCGGACAAATCCCCGGCGCCGAGCGCGTGCTTTGCCTCGACGAAGCCAGCGGAAAAATCCTTTGGCAACACGAATACGATTGCCCCTACACGATGAGCTATCCCGCCGGCCCTCGCGCCACGCCGCTGGTCAGCGGGGGAAAGGTTTACACTCTCGGCGCGGAAGGCAATCTGTTCTGCTTCGAGGCCGCGACT
This Verrucomicrobiota bacterium DNA region includes the following protein-coding sequences:
- a CDS encoding SDR family NAD(P)-dependent oxidoreductase, whose product is MISYPDLKNQNVLVTGGANGIGAAMVRAFHQQGSRVFFCDLDARAGRALERSLVVRFVNTLTFVAPNLAWGKARRASIPRQWGCDRGATQPQAKF